Proteins encoded together in one Desulfovibrio sp. Huiquan2017 window:
- a CDS encoding peptidylprolyl isomerase: protein MIKMETSMGDIVIELDFDKAPKTAANFQQYVEEGFYDGLIFHRVISNFMVQGGGMDKDMKEKATRAPIKNEANNGLTNDKYTLAMARTMDPHSASSQFFINVKDNGFLNFSSETPQGWGYAVFGKVVEGQDTVDKIKDVDTGRHGFHDDVPLEPVVITKATVVE, encoded by the coding sequence ATGATCAAGATGGAAACCAGCATGGGCGATATCGTCATCGAACTCGATTTCGATAAGGCCCCTAAGACCGCAGCCAACTTCCAGCAGTACGTGGAGGAAGGTTTCTACGACGGCCTGATTTTCCACCGCGTCATCTCCAACTTCATGGTTCAGGGCGGCGGCATGGACAAGGACATGAAGGAAAAGGCGACCCGCGCGCCCATTAAGAACGAGGCCAACAACGGCCTGACCAACGACAAATACACTCTGGCCATGGCCCGGACCATGGATCCTCATTCCGCCTCGTCCCAGTTCTTCATCAACGTCAAGGACAACGGCTTCCTGAACTTCTCCTCCGAAACCCCCCAGGGTTGGGGCTATGCCGTGTTCGGCAAGGTTGTGGAAGGCCAGGACACCGTGGACAAGATCAAGGATGTGGACACCGGCCGTCATGGCTTCCATGACGACGTGCCGCTGGAGCCCGTGGTCATCACCAAGGCGACCGTGGTCGAATAA
- a CDS encoding ABC transporter ATP-binding protein translates to MTTPLLEVENLYVKYGNIEALHGISFTVGEGEIVTLIGANGAGKSTTLMSIAQLPPPEAPKVIQGDIRFRGTSILGMPADKVVADLHMALVPEGRHIFGNLTVEENLKLATYSRKDGQGEIDRDYKRVYTLFPRLDERKKQRSESLSGGEQQMLAVGRALMSGCRVIMLDEPSMGLAPLLMYDMFRTLKELNEEGMTILLIEQNANLALKFAHRGYVIDTGEIVAQGSSADLMDDPEVKRAYLGG, encoded by the coding sequence ATGACCACTCCCTTACTCGAAGTCGAAAACCTCTACGTCAAATACGGCAACATCGAAGCCCTGCACGGCATCTCCTTCACCGTGGGCGAGGGAGAAATCGTCACCCTCATCGGCGCCAACGGCGCGGGCAAGTCCACCACGCTCATGTCCATCGCCCAACTGCCGCCACCCGAGGCCCCCAAGGTCATCCAGGGCGACATCCGCTTCAGGGGCACGTCCATCCTGGGGATGCCAGCGGACAAGGTGGTCGCGGACCTGCACATGGCGCTGGTCCCCGAGGGGAGGCACATCTTCGGCAACCTGACCGTCGAGGAGAACCTCAAGCTGGCCACCTACTCGCGCAAGGACGGGCAAGGGGAGATAGACCGCGACTACAAGCGCGTCTACACCCTGTTCCCGCGCCTGGACGAGCGCAAAAAACAACGCTCCGAATCCTTGTCCGGCGGCGAACAACAGATGCTCGCCGTGGGCCGCGCGCTCATGTCCGGCTGCCGGGTGATCATGCTCGACGAGCCGTCCATGGGCCTGGCGCCCCTGCTCATGTACGACATGTTCCGGACCCTCAAGGAACTCAACGAGGAAGGCATGACCATCCTGCTCATCGAGCAGAACGCCAACCTGGCGCTCAAATTCGCCCACCGAGGCTATGTCATCGACACCGGCGAAATCGTGGCCCAAGGTTCGTCCGCCGACCTCATGGACGACCCGGAGGTCAAGCGGGCCTATCTCGGCGGCTAA
- a CDS encoding ABC transporter ATP-binding protein yields the protein MSLLKIDSLTQRFGGLQAVSEFSVDMQGGELMGLIGPNGAGKTTIFNLISGFYQPTEGAITFGGKPTKGLKPHQVTSMGIARTFQNIRLWHDMTVLDNIRIAQHYRLGYSVWDSVIRGKKYHKREARILEIAEDLLEAMSLTDVAMEFPKNLPYGLQRRVEIARAMSIRPKLLLLDEPAAGLNSKDVEDLITLVRWIHEHFDITIFMIEHQMKVVTSLCQWIKVIDFGSTIAEGTPEDIQSNPAVIKAYLGDDNI from the coding sequence ATGTCACTGCTTAAAATAGACAGCCTCACCCAGCGGTTCGGCGGCCTTCAGGCGGTCTCCGAGTTCTCCGTGGACATGCAGGGCGGCGAACTGATGGGCCTCATCGGCCCCAACGGCGCAGGCAAGACCACCATCTTCAACCTCATCTCCGGTTTCTACCAGCCCACCGAAGGGGCCATCACCTTCGGCGGCAAGCCCACCAAGGGGCTCAAGCCGCACCAGGTCACCTCCATGGGCATCGCCCGGACCTTCCAGAACATCCGCCTGTGGCACGACATGACCGTGTTGGACAACATTCGCATCGCCCAGCACTACCGCCTCGGGTATTCGGTCTGGGATTCCGTGATACGCGGCAAAAAATACCACAAGCGCGAAGCGCGCATCCTGGAGATCGCCGAAGACCTCCTGGAGGCCATGTCCCTGACCGACGTGGCCATGGAGTTCCCCAAGAACCTGCCCTACGGGCTGCAACGCCGCGTGGAGATAGCCCGAGCCATGTCCATCCGGCCCAAGCTCCTGCTCCTCGATGAGCCCGCGGCAGGGCTGAACTCCAAGGACGTGGAGGATCTGATCACCCTGGTCCGCTGGATCCACGAGCACTTCGACATCACCATCTTCATGATCGAGCATCAGATGAAGGTCGTCACGTCCCTGTGCCAGTGGATCAAGGTCATCGACTTCGGCTCAACCATCGCCGAGGGCACCCCCGAAGACATCCAGAGCAACCCGGCCGTCATCAAGGCCTATCTTGGAGACGACAACATATGA
- a CDS encoding branched-chain amino acid ABC transporter permease, protein MQKYTFNILMAFLAVALLVLAQYRILDNYIQAVIMFGGINIMMSTSLNLVNGNMGEFTCGHAAFMCVGAYVASILSVLCFGDKFGDPLLPAAASYFVFPVIILLGGAVAAVSSILVALPSFKTRDDYLAIITIAVNYMVISAIENMDFVGGSRGFQGMKDTVWAMVDSTPSWLAGDNDFPWVLLYVILFTAFDVWVIRRFITSTYGKGVNAVCQDETAAEIMSVNTNKIKTVNFMISAGLAGCAGGLFAHVIGYVNPQSFNILKSTEAMVMVYLGGMGSLSGAIISAVVFTFLLEILRSQALIDFLMAPATFVFPDWEPSAGVIKWVMIPLLLVLIMQFRPEGIMGNKELSDVFPKLKKYYTFK, encoded by the coding sequence ATGCAGAAATACACCTTCAACATCCTCATGGCATTCCTGGCCGTGGCCCTGCTGGTCCTGGCCCAATACCGCATTCTCGACAACTACATCCAGGCGGTCATCATGTTCGGGGGCATCAACATCATGATGTCCACCTCGCTGAACCTGGTGAACGGCAACATGGGCGAGTTCACCTGCGGCCACGCAGCCTTCATGTGCGTGGGCGCCTACGTGGCCTCGATCCTGTCCGTGCTCTGCTTCGGCGACAAATTCGGCGACCCCCTGCTGCCCGCGGCGGCCTCCTACTTCGTCTTCCCGGTCATCATCCTGCTGGGCGGTGCCGTCGCGGCCGTATCCTCCATCCTGGTGGCCCTGCCCTCGTTCAAAACCCGCGACGATTATCTGGCCATCATCACCATCGCCGTGAACTACATGGTCATCTCGGCCATCGAGAACATGGACTTCGTCGGCGGCTCGCGCGGCTTCCAGGGCATGAAAGACACGGTCTGGGCCATGGTGGACAGCACCCCGTCCTGGCTGGCCGGGGACAACGATTTCCCCTGGGTCCTGCTCTACGTGATCCTGTTCACGGCCTTCGACGTCTGGGTCATCCGCCGGTTCATCACCTCGACCTATGGCAAGGGCGTCAACGCCGTGTGCCAGGACGAGACCGCGGCCGAGATCATGTCGGTGAACACCAACAAGATCAAAACCGTAAACTTCATGATCTCGGCGGGTCTGGCCGGATGCGCGGGCGGTCTGTTCGCCCACGTCATCGGCTACGTCAACCCGCAGTCCTTCAACATCCTCAAGTCCACCGAGGCCATGGTCATGGTCTACCTGGGCGGCATGGGCTCCCTGTCGGGCGCGATCATTTCGGCGGTGGTCTTCACCTTCCTGCTCGAAATCCTGCGCTCCCAGGCGCTCATCGATTTCCTGATGGCCCCGGCCACCTTTGTCTTCCCGGATTGGGAACCATCGGCGGGCGTCATCAAGTGGGTCATGATTCCCCTGCTCCTGGTCCTGATCATGCAGTTCAGGCCCGAGGGCATCATGGGCAACAAGGAGTTGTCGGACGTGTTCCCGAAACTCAAGAAATACTACACGTTCAAATAG
- a CDS encoding branched-chain amino acid ABC transporter permease produces MDFIIQNIINALQWGSFYALIALGYTLVYGVLRLINFAHGDIFMVGAYIAFFVAGFMLGPALGLSPMATFLLAVPLTMFLTACVGVTLERIAYRPLRRKGAHRLYVVITALMCGLILEYSNLAVLGASRLKFPELVHKTIWNMGGVTVTNLKVIVIVAAVAVFVILNFIVTKTKIGMAMRGISYDKFAIPLMGIPIDQIIVFTFILGSGFAGLAGLLFAMSYPVLEPFMGMIIGWKAFIAAVVGGIGDIRGAFYGGFLLGFIEVGVVTVFPSTYRDLFAFTILLIILWMKPTGLFGMPQSTKI; encoded by the coding sequence GTGGATTTCATCATTCAAAATATCATCAACGCCCTGCAGTGGGGCAGCTTCTACGCGCTCATCGCGTTGGGCTACACCCTGGTGTACGGCGTGCTGCGCCTGATCAACTTCGCCCATGGCGACATCTTCATGGTCGGCGCATACATCGCGTTTTTCGTGGCCGGATTCATGCTCGGCCCGGCGCTCGGGCTGTCGCCCATGGCGACATTCCTGCTCGCCGTGCCGCTGACCATGTTCCTGACCGCCTGCGTGGGGGTGACCCTGGAGCGCATCGCCTACCGGCCCCTGCGCCGCAAGGGGGCGCACCGCCTCTACGTGGTCATCACGGCCCTCATGTGCGGCTTGATCCTCGAATACTCCAACCTGGCCGTGCTCGGCGCCAGCCGGTTGAAGTTCCCCGAGCTGGTCCACAAGACCATCTGGAACATGGGCGGCGTGACCGTGACCAACCTGAAGGTCATCGTCATCGTCGCGGCCGTGGCCGTCTTCGTCATCCTCAATTTCATCGTCACCAAGACCAAGATCGGCATGGCCATGCGCGGTATCTCCTACGACAAGTTCGCCATCCCGCTCATGGGCATCCCCATCGACCAGATCATCGTCTTCACCTTCATCCTGGGCTCCGGTTTCGCGGGCCTGGCCGGACTGCTCTTCGCCATGTCCTACCCCGTGCTCGAACCGTTCATGGGCATGATCATCGGCTGGAAGGCGTTCATCGCGGCCGTTGTCGGCGGCATCGGCGACATCCGGGGCGCATTCTACGGCGGATTCCTGCTCGGCTTCATCGAAGTCGGCGTGGTCACCGTGTTCCCGTCCACCTACCGGGACCTGTTCGCCTTCACCATCCTGCTGATCATTCTCTGGATGAAACCGACAGGACTGTTCGGCATGCCGCAGTCCACCAAGATCTAG
- a CDS encoding ABC transporter substrate-binding protein, with the protein MKLSLHKMGLLALAFVLSFLMIVPAFAADTIKIGFNLPLTGDIPEVGDGSKKAAEMYLKDINDAGGLEVGGKKYQLEFVYMDNESKAESAVNAALKLIEQENVVAIIGPNSSKQAVPAGGTCNDNRCPMITPWSTNPDTTKDRPWVFRAAFLDPFQGPVAADFASQKFGAKTAAVLFDVSNDYSKGLAEIFKSAWEKKGLGPVVAFESHGTKDQDFSAQLTTIIKANPDFIFVPDNYNQVALIVQQARDLGYKGPFMGSDAWGTPDLIKLCGEQCYGNYFSTHYAAAGAAGATKVFIDRYEKAYGSTPADYAALTWDSIGLLVQGIQNAGKVDPNPRKERKLIRDGLASIKSFDGITGKSKFDEQGDPIKCAVVVKISDQGEFVFEQSVCP; encoded by the coding sequence ATGAAACTGAGTTTGCACAAAATGGGCCTGCTGGCTCTGGCGTTCGTTCTGAGCTTTTTGATGATTGTCCCGGCCTTTGCCGCCGACACCATCAAAATCGGCTTCAACCTGCCCCTGACGGGCGACATTCCCGAGGTCGGCGACGGCTCCAAGAAAGCCGCCGAGATGTACCTCAAGGACATCAACGACGCCGGCGGCCTTGAGGTCGGCGGCAAGAAGTACCAGCTCGAATTCGTCTACATGGACAACGAGTCCAAGGCCGAATCCGCCGTCAACGCGGCCCTGAAGCTCATCGAGCAGGAGAACGTGGTCGCCATCATCGGCCCCAACTCCTCCAAGCAGGCCGTGCCCGCCGGCGGCACTTGCAACGACAACCGTTGCCCGATGATCACCCCGTGGTCCACCAATCCCGACACCACCAAGGATCGCCCCTGGGTCTTCCGCGCCGCCTTCCTGGATCCGTTCCAGGGTCCCGTCGCCGCGGACTTCGCCTCCCAGAAGTTCGGCGCCAAGACGGCCGCCGTCCTCTTCGACGTGTCCAACGACTATTCCAAGGGTTTGGCCGAAATCTTCAAGAGCGCCTGGGAAAAGAAGGGCCTCGGCCCGGTCGTGGCCTTCGAGTCCCACGGCACCAAGGACCAGGATTTCTCCGCCCAGTTGACCACCATCATCAAGGCCAACCCGGACTTCATCTTCGTACCCGACAACTACAATCAGGTGGCCCTGATCGTGCAGCAGGCGCGTGACCTCGGCTACAAGGGTCCCTTCATGGGCTCCGACGCCTGGGGCACCCCCGACCTGATCAAGCTCTGCGGCGAGCAGTGCTACGGCAACTACTTCTCCACCCACTACGCCGCGGCAGGCGCCGCCGGCGCCACCAAGGTCTTCATCGACCGCTATGAGAAGGCCTACGGTTCCACCCCGGCCGACTACGCGGCCCTGACCTGGGATTCCATCGGCCTGCTCGTCCAGGGCATCCAGAACGCAGGCAAGGTGGACCCCAACCCGCGCAAGGAGCGCAAGCTCATCCGCGACGGCCTGGCTTCCATCAAGTCCTTCGACGGCATCACCGGCAAGTCCAAGTTCGACGAACAGGGCGACCCGATCAAATGCGCCGTCGTGGTCAAGATCTCCGACCAGGGTGAATTCGTCTTCGAGCAGTCCGTCTGCCCGTAG
- a CDS encoding long-chain fatty acid--CoA ligase, translating into MEQIDRPWLKSYDPDVPPTLDYEKIPLFKFLDRAAHKWPKRKAIVFRNWSITYAKLKTQTEIVAANLRAAGIRKGDRVALMLPNLPQSIIAFWGVLRAGAVGVMTNPLYMETEIIHQFNDAGVRCCITLDMLWPKLEKLRDSLPVEKFFVTTIGEGLKFPLNLLYWLQAKKGGHTHKVPYDGKTVLPFKALTKGRERFTNDRVVPEDMALLQYTGGTTGVSKGCILTHFNIGANMQQCQSMMFTLGKKRETFLGILPYFHIYGLTTCLAWPTSLGATLAPFPRYVPLDVLKGIHKLRPTVFPGAPALYISLLQQKDIDKYDLNSIEVCVSGSAPMPVEYMEQFLKRSGTSITEGYGLTEASPVTHFNPLIGKSKDGSIGLPFPDTDAKIVDMEVGGDPLPPGKRGELVIRGPQVMKGYYNRPDATADVLRNGWLYTGDIATMDEEGYFYIVDRKKDLIISGGYNIYPREIDEVLHSHPKIKEAVSVGIRHEARGEIVKAYVVVQDGERLSRSDVISYCREKLANYKVPRQVEFRDDLPKTMVGKVLRRALREEEEAKAEAKKLRRNGKKNAKTGQEAE; encoded by the coding sequence ATGGAGCAAATCGACCGCCCCTGGCTCAAATCCTACGATCCGGATGTTCCGCCCACGCTGGATTACGAAAAGATCCCCCTGTTCAAGTTCCTGGACAGGGCCGCGCACAAATGGCCCAAACGCAAGGCCATCGTTTTCCGCAACTGGTCGATCACCTACGCCAAGCTCAAGACGCAGACCGAAATCGTGGCGGCCAACCTCCGCGCGGCGGGTATCCGAAAGGGCGACAGGGTGGCGCTGATGCTGCCCAACCTGCCCCAATCCATCATCGCCTTCTGGGGCGTGCTCCGGGCCGGGGCCGTGGGGGTCATGACCAATCCCCTGTACATGGAAACCGAGATCATCCACCAGTTCAATGACGCCGGAGTGCGCTGCTGTATCACCCTGGACATGCTCTGGCCCAAGCTCGAAAAGCTCCGCGACTCCCTGCCGGTGGAAAAATTCTTTGTGACCACCATCGGCGAGGGGCTGAAGTTTCCCCTGAATCTGCTCTACTGGCTCCAGGCGAAAAAAGGCGGACACACCCACAAGGTGCCCTATGACGGCAAGACCGTGCTGCCCTTCAAGGCCCTGACCAAGGGGCGCGAACGGTTCACCAACGACCGGGTGGTCCCCGAGGACATGGCCCTGTTGCAATACACCGGCGGGACCACGGGCGTGTCCAAAGGGTGCATCCTGACCCATTTCAACATCGGCGCGAATATGCAGCAGTGCCAATCCATGATGTTCACCCTAGGCAAAAAGCGGGAGACCTTCCTCGGCATCCTGCCCTATTTTCATATATATGGGCTGACCACCTGCCTGGCCTGGCCGACCAGCCTGGGCGCGACACTGGCCCCGTTTCCGCGCTACGTGCCGCTCGACGTGCTCAAGGGCATCCACAAACTCCGCCCCACGGTATTCCCCGGCGCGCCCGCCCTGTACATTTCGCTGTTGCAGCAAAAGGACATCGACAAGTACGACCTCAATTCCATCGAAGTCTGCGTATCCGGGTCCGCGCCCATGCCCGTGGAGTACATGGAGCAGTTCCTCAAGCGCTCCGGCACCTCCATCACGGAGGGATACGGCCTGACCGAGGCCTCGCCCGTGACCCACTTCAACCCGCTGATCGGCAAGAGCAAAGACGGCTCCATAGGGCTGCCCTTCCCGGACACGGATGCCAAGATCGTGGACATGGAGGTCGGCGGCGACCCCCTGCCCCCGGGCAAGCGCGGCGAACTGGTCATCCGAGGCCCGCAGGTCATGAAGGGCTACTACAACCGGCCCGACGCCACGGCCGACGTGCTCCGCAACGGCTGGCTCTATACCGGAGACATCGCCACCATGGACGAGGAAGGCTACTTCTACATCGTGGACCGCAAAAAGGACCTGATCATCTCCGGCGGGTACAACATCTATCCGCGCGAGATCGACGAGGTCCTGCACAGCCATCCCAAGATCAAGGAGGCCGTGTCCGTAGGCATCCGCCACGAGGCGCGCGGCGAAATCGTCAAGGCCTACGTGGTGGTCCAGGACGGCGAGCGGCTCTCCCGCAGCGACGTCATCTCCTACTGTAGGGAGAAGCTGGCCAACTACAAGGTCCCGCGCCAAGTGGAATTCCGCGACGACCTGCCCAAGACCATGGTCGGCAAGGTCCTGCGCCGCGCCCTGCGCGAGGAGGAGGAAGCCAAAGCCGAGGCCAAAAAACTGCGCCGGAACGGAAAAAAGAACGCCAAGACCGGGCAAGAGGCCGAATAA
- a CDS encoding winged helix-turn-helix transcriptional regulator, which yields MVENAENVATGMLITEGCYLKPSKSTRVLAILDALSRDSSLSQYELGRRLHLSGAMINQYLKQLQADGLVEFLPVNGKSYHYTLTEAGHRSRQRMFSDYSSETVRLYSTIKKFVLGKLKYLEDEGKLDLALFGASETCEVVLSALRGTSFRVKALLDNDGRKQGQIFNGHVVSAPYVLDQVDCDAVVITSFGKQSEIYEQVEPYADKRGFQIVRF from the coding sequence ATGGTAGAAAACGCTGAAAACGTGGCGACCGGAATGCTTATTACCGAGGGGTGCTACCTCAAACCGAGCAAGAGTACCCGAGTCCTGGCCATCCTGGATGCCCTGTCCCGGGATTCCAGTTTGTCCCAGTACGAATTGGGGCGGCGGCTGCATCTGTCCGGGGCCATGATCAACCAGTACCTCAAGCAGCTTCAGGCCGACGGGCTGGTCGAGTTCCTGCCGGTCAACGGCAAGAGCTACCATTATACCCTGACGGAGGCGGGTCACCGTTCGCGCCAGCGAATGTTCTCCGACTATTCCTCGGAGACCGTCCGGCTCTACTCCACCATCAAGAAATTCGTGCTCGGCAAGTTGAAGTACCTGGAAGACGAAGGCAAGTTGGATCTGGCGCTGTTCGGCGCGTCCGAGACCTGCGAGGTGGTCCTGTCCGCCCTGCGCGGCACTTCCTTCCGGGTCAAGGCCCTGTTGGACAACGATGGAAGGAAACAGGGGCAGATTTTTAACGGGCACGTGGTTTCCGCACCGTATGTCCTGGACCAGGTGGACTGCGACGCCGTGGTCATCACCTCCTTCGGCAAGCAGAGCGAAATTTATGAACAGGTCGAGCCTTACGCCGACAAGCGCGGATTTCAAATCGTGAGATTCTGA
- a CDS encoding N-acetylneuraminate synthase family protein → MQQLQSVTLRSGVTIGAGHPCFVVAEIGNNHQGEFDIARRMIDAAAAAGVQGVKFQKRDSEALLTRQGRAAPYTGPNSFGPTYGEHRAALELSIDQMALLKAYAESLGLIFFASAWDEPSLDQILGLDVELLKISSAELVNVPLVRKYAQAGIPIILSTGMSGLDDIDAAMAEIHACHDDVILLHCNSTYPCPEEHIGLPVMDVLRERYGVPVGYSGHERGVGPSVAAAALGACVVERHFTLDKTLKGTDHQASLEPAQLAALVTMIREVEKAVQVKGKVVFPDEQAAADKLRKCIVFSRDLPAWHVLTEADLTTRCPRVGISPIHWDEVLGAVLNRPVKLEEPVQWDALGLSQAVCAGAVLP, encoded by the coding sequence ATGCAACAGCTCCAGTCCGTCACATTGCGTTCGGGCGTCACCATCGGCGCGGGACATCCCTGTTTCGTGGTCGCGGAAATAGGCAACAATCATCAGGGCGAGTTCGATATTGCCAGGCGGATGATCGATGCGGCGGCCGCCGCCGGAGTCCAGGGGGTCAAGTTCCAAAAGCGGGACAGCGAGGCGCTGCTCACCCGCCAGGGCCGGGCCGCGCCCTACACCGGCCCCAACAGTTTCGGCCCCACCTACGGTGAACACCGCGCCGCTCTGGAGCTGTCCATCGACCAGATGGCCCTGCTCAAGGCATACGCCGAATCCCTCGGTCTGATCTTTTTCGCCTCGGCCTGGGACGAGCCGAGCCTGGACCAGATCCTGGGCCTGGACGTGGAGCTGCTCAAGATCAGCTCGGCGGAACTCGTCAACGTGCCCCTGGTGCGCAAATACGCCCAGGCGGGCATCCCCATCATCCTGTCCACCGGCATGAGCGGGCTGGACGACATCGACGCGGCCATGGCGGAGATCCACGCCTGCCACGACGACGTCATCCTTTTGCACTGCAATTCCACTTACCCCTGCCCCGAGGAGCACATCGGCCTGCCCGTCATGGATGTCCTGCGTGAGCGTTACGGCGTGCCGGTGGGGTATTCCGGCCATGAAAGGGGCGTCGGTCCCAGTGTGGCCGCCGCAGCCCTGGGGGCGTGCGTGGTCGAACGCCATTTCACCCTGGACAAGACCCTCAAGGGCACGGACCACCAGGCCTCTCTCGAACCCGCGCAACTGGCCGCCCTGGTGACCATGATCCGCGAGGTCGAAAAGGCCGTCCAGGTCAAGGGCAAGGTCGTCTTCCCCGATGAACAGGCCGCTGCCGACAAGCTGCGAAAGTGCATCGTTTTTTCCCGTGATCTGCCTGCCTGGCATGTCCTTACCGAGGCCGACCTGACCACCCGCTGCCCGCGCGTGGGCATCTCCCCGATCCACTGGGACGAAGTCCTCGGCGCCGTGCTCAACCGGCCCGTCAAGCTTGAGGAACCCGTCCAATGGGATGCCCTCGGCCTCAGCCAGGCCGTCTGCGCCGGAGCCGTCTTGCCGTAA
- a CDS encoding chemotaxis protein, producing MSQTEILLETGTNELEIIEFFIDEVTPDGVERQYFGVNVAKVLEVVEAPEGLEGSEAAAHPSFLGTIPLRDLILPVVDLSIWLDMERSPAANEPIIVTEFNAMITGFRVSGVTQIHRVFWADVEPPSKYVSSMKTNCITGTVKIKDRFVLMLDLEQVLADLDESGQTKAALSSVVSEERYRALVADDSTSVRQLLESNFDQANFEVTMVRDGAEAWTVLENIKARCASEGGSPLDYLDAVVSDVEMPQMDGYTLTRRIKEDPVLKVLPVVLFSSLISKSVLHKGKAVMADEQVTKPEFHGLTEKVLRLIRNWDRGATVS from the coding sequence ATGAGCCAGACGGAAATTCTGTTGGAAACGGGGACCAATGAGCTTGAGATCATTGAATTCTTCATTGACGAAGTGACCCCGGACGGGGTGGAGCGGCAGTATTTCGGCGTGAATGTGGCCAAAGTGCTGGAAGTGGTGGAGGCCCCGGAGGGGCTGGAAGGGTCCGAGGCCGCGGCGCATCCGAGTTTCCTGGGCACGATCCCGTTGCGCGACCTGATCCTGCCGGTGGTGGATTTGAGCATCTGGCTGGATATGGAGCGTTCGCCTGCGGCGAACGAGCCGATCATCGTCACCGAGTTCAATGCCATGATCACGGGCTTTCGGGTTTCGGGAGTGACGCAGATTCACCGGGTGTTCTGGGCCGATGTGGAGCCGCCGAGCAAGTACGTCTCCTCCATGAAGACCAACTGCATCACCGGCACGGTGAAGATCAAGGACCGGTTCGTGCTCATGCTCGACCTGGAGCAGGTCCTGGCTGACCTGGATGAGTCGGGCCAGACCAAGGCGGCCTTGAGCAGCGTGGTTTCCGAGGAGCGTTATCGGGCTCTGGTGGCCGACGATTCCACTTCAGTGCGCCAGTTGCTCGAATCGAATTTCGACCAGGCCAATTTCGAGGTGACCATGGTCCGCGACGGGGCCGAGGCGTGGACGGTGCTGGAAAACATCAAGGCGCGGTGCGCCTCCGAGGGTGGTTCTCCGCTGGACTATCTGGACGCCGTGGTCTCGGATGTGGAAATGCCGCAGATGGACGGGTATACCCTGACCCGCCGGATCAAGGAGGACCCCGTCCTGAAGGTCCTGCCCGTGGTCCTGTTTTCCTCGCTCATCTCCAAGTCCGTCCTGCACAAGGGCAAGGCCGTCATGGCCGACGAGCAGGTTACCAAGCCGGAGTTTCACGGTCTGACCGAAAAGGTTCTCCGCCTGATCCGCAATTGGGATCGGGGCGCGACCGTTTCCTAG
- a CDS encoding DUF2325 domain-containing protein: protein MCAALIGGMDRLKKEYVSEAKQNGIKLKHFTGKERKISKALGEVDFVVMFTNKVSHKARKDVLDAVRGKDVPVYQHHSCGVSTLRKQLGEVVG from the coding sequence ATGTGCGCGGCTCTGATCGGCGGAATGGACAGGCTGAAAAAGGAATACGTCTCCGAAGCGAAGCAGAACGGCATCAAGCTCAAACACTTCACGGGCAAGGAACGGAAGATCTCCAAGGCGCTTGGCGAAGTGGACTTCGTGGTCATGTTCACCAACAAGGTGTCCCACAAGGCGCGCAAAGACGTGCTCGACGCCGTGCGCGGCAAGGATGTGCCGGTCTACCAGCACCACTCCTGCGGCGTGTCCACGTTGCGCAAGCAGCTTGGCGAGGTGGTCGGCTAG
- a CDS encoding flavin reductase: MGMEVNRKHASHQAILETGQYAINTPSVDMVTQTDCASLISGRRTDKSGLFEVHFSELENAMAIRQCPMAMAFRLLDQFTMTNDTLFRDELAAAWTEERLTDGHTGVGKVSSFTRTMPGNRYWAVGEQVGQTLDDDKAVKNPQRIKQLGGYLRIVADSC; encoded by the coding sequence ATGGGCATGGAGGTCAACCGGAAGCACGCCAGCCACCAGGCGATCCTCGAAACCGGCCAATACGCCATCAACACCCCCTCTGTGGACATGGTCACCCAAACCGATTGCGCCAGCCTGATCTCGGGCAGACGAACCGACAAGTCCGGCCTGTTCGAGGTCCATTTCAGCGAACTGGAAAACGCCATGGCCATCCGCCAGTGCCCGATGGCCATGGCATTCCGTCTCCTGGATCAATTCACCATGACCAACGACACCCTGTTCCGCGATGAACTGGCGGCCGCCTGGACCGAGGAACGCTTGACCGACGGGCACACCGGCGTGGGAAAAGTCAGCTCCTTTACCCGAACCATGCCCGGTAATCGCTACTGGGCCGTGGGCGAACAGGTCGGCCAGACTTTGGACGACGACAAGGCCGTAAAAAATCCACAACGGATTAAGCAACTTGGAGGTTATCTAAGAATAGTTGCGGACAGTTGTTGA